GCAAAATTGAAGAATGGATTAAAGCAGAACTTGATGATCTTTCAATAGAGGAAGCAACACGGGCTTTCATGCTTATCGCAGCTTATCTGATAACAGACGCTGCAGTAAGGAGGACAGAGAGCCGGGGAGGCCATTTCCGGCAGGATTATCCCTTCGAAAGTCATGAATGGCTTGGAAAAAGAATCATTCAATCCCGAAAATCTGAAAAGGGTGGTAAATATGAACAAATTAAAGCTGCGATTGCAACTTGAACAGTTTTTTCTCGAGGATATCGGGGACCGCGACCTGACAAGCGGACTTATTTTTGGAGAAGATCAGACTGGAATGGTCGTTTTCCTTGCAAAGGACAATGGCATTTTTTGCGGAGAAGAAATAATCAGGTCCGGATATAAGATGCTAAATCCAGCCGCTGAAGTCAATATAATAGTAAAGGATGGAGAATGGATTGAGAAAGGTCAAGTCCTTGCTGAAGCTGCAGGGCCTGTATCCGATTTATTAAAAGGAGAAAGAGTGGTCTTAAATCTGCTCCAAAGAATGAGCGGAATTGCAACAAAAACAAGTGAGGCTGTCCGGGTATTAAATAGTTCACATACGAAAATCTGCGATACAAGAAAAACTACACCTGGCCTTAGAATGCTTGAAAAATATGCAGTCAGATGCGGAGGGGGATTTAACCATCGATATGGCCTCTATGATGCAGTCATGATTAAAGACAACCATATTTCTTTTGCAGGATCAATTTCGAAAGCTGTGGAAGAAGTACGGTCAAAAGTTGGGCATATGGTAAAAGTTGAAGTCGAAACGGAAACAAAAGAACAGGTTCTTGAAGCAGTTGAGTCAGGGGCAGATGTTATCATGTTTGACAACAGGAGCCCTGAAGAGATTAAAGAGTGGATCAGCAGCGTGCCGAAGGGGATCCTGACAGAAGCATCCGGCGGAATCACGTTGGATAACCTGTCAGCTTACAGCGATACAGGGGTTGATTTTATTTCATTGGGTTTTCTTACTCATTCCGTGAAATCGCTTGATATAAGTGTGAAGGTTACTGTGGAATAAAAGCGGAAGCGCCTTGCCCACAAAAGAACGCAGACTAGGAACGCCACGTCCTGTGGCAACGTCTGCAAGACCCCCATCCTAGGGGCCTCAACCCACAAGACGAGCCTCCCAGGAAGGTGTTCTTGCCTTTTTGGAGGATTGGCGCTTGTTACCTCGAGGTGGGAGACGCTTCTCTAATGAGCTAACGCTTTTAGTCGTGCGATGAATACGCTGTCGAAGCGTTCCATGTGGAGCTGGACTGTTACCGACGTTCAAAGGATATAAATTCCTAAAAAAATAAATGCATAATTGGCAAAGGGGTATGGAGGAAATGAATATTTTTCAGACAGCAGAAAAACAAACAACTATTCTTCCGGAAAAATATCGAATGATGACTATAAAGGAACTGGAGGATCGAGCAAGAGAAATAAAAGATAAGCTTGGAAATAAGCTGTTTATTCCGGGTCATCATTATCAGAAGGATGAGGTCATCCAGTTTGCGGACGCTACCGGTGATTCACTAAAGCTTGCCCAGCTTTCACAGGAAAATGCAGAGGCAGAATATATTGTGTTTTGCGGAGTTCACTTTATGGCTGAAACGGCAGATATATTAACAGATTCTAGTCAAAAGGTGCTATTGCCTGATATGCGCGCAGGCTGCTCTATGGCCGATATGGCTGATATCAGCCAAACAGAAAGAGCCTGGACGAAGCTGCAGAATATGTTTGGCGATACAATGCTTCCTTTAACATACGTAAACTCTACTGCGGGCATCAAGGCTTTTGTAGGCCGCCATGGAGGAGCAACAGTTACTTCTTCGAATGCTGAAAAAATGGTGAGCTGGGCGTTTGAGCAGAAGCCGAGAATTGTATTTCTGCCTGACCAGCATCTTGGAAGAAATACGGCTTATAACCTCGGAATTGGGCTTGAGGAAATGGCTGTATGGAACCCCATTACGGATCAGCTGGAATATGAAGGGCCGCTTGAGGACATTAAAGTAATTCTTTGGAAAGGCCATTGTTCAGTTCATGAAAACTTTACTGTTGAAAATGTCAAAGAAGTTCGGGAACAATATCCGGCAATGAAGATCATTGTCCATCCGGAATGCAGAAGGGAAGTTGTGGAACTTTCCGACATGGCCGGGTCGACCAATTATATAATAGATGCAATAGAACATTCAGAACCTGGGTCTTCATGGGCGATCGGTACAGAGATGAATTTGGTTAAAAGGATTATCACCCAGCATTCAGATAAAAAAATCATCTCACTTAACCCTCATATGTGTCCTTGCCTGACCATGAACCGAATCGATTTACCGCACCTTGTTTGGTGCCTTGAAGCAATTGAGCAGGGGGAAAGCCAAAATCTAATTCAGGTTGAAGAACAAACAGCAGCATTTGCTAAATTGGCATTAGATAGGATGCTCGAACGTCCATAAGCGTTTGCAAAAGGTTAGCCGGTCATTAAATCAGCGGAAATTACACAGAAATACTCTGCGTAAATTTAGGCAATAAAAAATTCTCCCCGCCCGGGAGGATTTTTTTATTGCCTTGCTGCCCTTTGCTGTTAATAGGATTAGAAGAAACGATGAAGCATAAATCCTGGGAAAAATGCATATCTTTTTGTGTAGATTGTTAGCAATTTGCCCATTTCTTCATACACTATATGGACTCATCGCGATTAACGGGCACTAATCTGCAATTTTCAAATAAATGGATGAAATGCCCGTAAATGCTGATTAGGAACACAGACTAGGAACGCCACGTCCTGTGGCAACGTCTGTGTGACCCACATCGTGTGGGCCTATACTAACCATCATTGATGGAAGTATCACCTTACGCATAGGAGGGAATTCAGAGTGAAAATCCATATCGTACAGAAAGGGGATACTCTTTGGAAGATTGCAAAAAAGTACGGCGTGAATTTTGAAGAGCTGAAAAAGATGAATACACAGCTCAGCAACCCTGATATGATTATGCCCGGTATGAAAATAAAAGTTCCTGCAAGCGGGGGCTCAATAAAAAAAGAGGCTCCTATTGGAGGAAAACCGGAAGCAAAAATAAATATGGGTGCCAAAAAGGAAATGCCAAAAGCAGAACAACCTTTTGCCAAAGAGAAACCTATTACCATGCCATCAGCTGAAGCACCTAAGGAGAAGCCGGTAAAAGAAGCACCGAAAAAGGAAATGCCAAAAGTAACGGCGCCAAAGGTTGAAATTCCGAAAGAAGTGCCAAAACCTGCACCAAAAGAAGTTCCCAAAAAACCTTATACGCCAAAAATGCCAAAGCCTATTATGCCTGAAATTGATATAAATAATTATTATATGATGAATATTCAGCAGCCGGCTCCGCAGCAAAAGCCGCTTCCAGCAAAAGAGATTAAACCGCAGCAGCAAAAGCCGCTTCCAGCAAAAGAGGTTAAACCGCAGCAGCAGAAACCGCTTCCGGCTAAAGAGGTTAAAGTGAAGGAAAAACCAGTGAAGCCTGCAGAAACAAAACCACAGCAAAAACCACTGCCTATATCAGAATCCAAGCCACAGCCCCAGCTCCCGCCTAAACCAGTCAATATCCTTCCGCAGGCAAAGCCGGCTCCAAATCAAGAAAGTCCTGAATCGCCGGAAAGCGAATCTTCTTTATATACACATCAAGGAGGTCAATATCAGCCAATGTTTCCTTTTAACCCATGTTACCCGCAAATGCCTTATCCTCAAGTACAGGGAGCAATGATGCCGCAGATGCCGCATCAGATGCCGCATCAGGTGCAGGGAGCAATGATGCCGCAGATGCCGCATCAGATGCCACACCAGGTGCAGGGAGCGATGATGCCGCAGATGCCGCATCAGATGCCACATCAGGTGCAGGGAGCGATGATGCCGCAGATGCCGCATCAGATGCCACACCAGGTGCAGGGAGCGATGATGCCGCAGATGCCGCATCAGATGCCACACCAGGTGCAGGGAGCGATGATGCCGCAGATGCCACACCAGATGCCGCAGGTACAGGGAGCGATGATGCCGGAGCATCAAATGCCGCATATGGGTATGATGGCTGGAGTTGAAAGTCCGGATTATGATGAATCTTCGCCGTTCATGCCAATGGCTCAAATGCCATCAGGTGTGATGGGTGCAGAAGATATGGGACAACAGATGCCACATCAAGTGCAAGGGGCGATGATGCCGCAGATGCCGCATCAGATGCCACATCAGGTGCAGGGAGCGATGATGCCGCAGATGCCGCATCAGATGCCACATCAGGTGCAGGGAGCGATGATGCCGCAGATGCCGCATCAGATGCCACAGGTGCAGGGAGCAATGATGCCGCAGATGCCGCATCAAATGCCATCGGGAGTGATGGGTGCAGAAGATATGGGAATGCAAATGCCGCATCAGATGCCGCATCAAGTACAAGGAGCAATGATGCCACAGATGCCGCACCAAATGCCATCGGGTGTAATGGGTGCAGAAGACGTGGGAATGCAAATGCCGCATCAGATGCCGCATCAAGTGCAAGGAGCAATGATGCCACAGATGCCGCATCAAATGCCATCAGGTGTAATGGGTGCAGAAGACATGGGAATGCAAATGCCACACATGCCGCAGGTGCAGGGAATGGAAGAATCTCCGGGTATGTCTCAAAAGCCATTAATGCCTGGTTCAGTGATGGGTGCTTCTAATGATTGCGGATGCGGAGGACCGAAATTTGCTCCGGGAGGATACGGTCCGGGACCAGGATTCGGTCCAGGGCCGGCATATGGTCCGGGATTTGGCTATGGCCCAGGACCAGCATTCGGTCAAGGTTTTGGCCAAATGGGCGGAGAGGCATTTGGAATGCCAAGAAGCTTTGACGAAAGCAGTGAATACGACGGTTAATAATGGAGGAGACGATTTAGTTCAAAATCGTCTCCTCTCCTATTTGCAAGATCAGCTGCCCTTTAAAATTGAAGAGTTAAAGCCGATTAGAAAGAAGGTTTATTTACTGAGGACACAGGAACGGGCCTTTGTATTGAAAGGATTTTCATCCTATCACCGGCTAAAGCTTCAGGAGGCATTTACTTCATCATTAATGAATGAAGGATTTGCAAAAACATATATTTTTTATGAGGTTGCCAAAGAACCGCCATTGTTTTTTGACCGGACATATTTTGGGTGTCTGGAATACATCCCGCCTTCTGAAGAAGTGTTCACCTATTTTTTGAAGAGCGATCGTTTGGAAGGGCTAAATTTGCTGAAGAATTTCCACGATACTACAGAGAAGCTTGTAAGCCGTTACCAAACGGTTGTGCCGGCATATCGGCAGGCAGACAAGTGGAGAGAGAGAGCGACCCTTTTCCTTAATAATCTCCCAGTAATAAGATATTTTGTCCAAAAAGAAATTATTAATGAATTATTAGCCTGGGCAGATTGGGCCTTGAAAGGCATTGAAGAGGACGCCTGGCTTTTTCAATCCGGGAGGAAGGTTATTCTGCATGGTGATGTAGCACATCATAATTTTCTCAGAGCTAAAGATCAATCTTTATATTTGCTTGATTTTGACCTGATAGCAATAGGTACTCCACATTCCGATTACCTGCAGTATGCGAACCGCATCCTCCCCTTTATGAAATGGTCATTTGACGATTTGGGAAAATATTCAATATTTAAATCCAATCTTGAAGAAAAGGGCTTTCTTCATGCATTGGCATTTCCAACTGATATATTTAGGGAATGGAATCGTGTAATAAGGGATAGAACATATCTTGATTCTGTAAAGATTCGTCCTGTTTTGGATTTAACTGTTGGTCAGTTTGCTGAGAGACAGCGTTTTATTAAAGCTCTTAAATATGCCGTTAATGAGATAAACAAATAATGTACAAAAAAATGGACGTAAATGGACAGAATGAAAGCCTCCTTTCGCTCACAAGCTAAGAAAGAGCAGCAATGCTCAGGGCTTGTAATATTAGCGAGGGGTTTTTCGCTTGCACAAGAAATTAATTGCAGTACCGATGGCTGCCATCATGACAATGGGATTGGCAGGATGCGGAACGAACGAAGATGCATCTGTTGATCGAAAGAATGAAATTGGTCAGCCCATGGGATATTATTCAAATGAAAATCACGGAAACCGCGGTGGAAATGTCCGGGTTGAAGATGGTACAGATAATGATGGGCCTCTGACAGAAATGATGGATCATACTCTGGGTGCAGAGGGAAAAAATAATGGCTCCAACAGAGTGGAAAATAATGCAAGAAGAGTCAGGAATGAAAATACCGGAAACCCAACTGTTCCTCTTGCTGACAGGGACCGCAGCTTTTTGCAGAGAGATAATCGTTTTAGCCATAGCGATGCAAATTATCATGGCCATCTCGATGACAATACACGACAAGCCAAAAATTCTTATTATCAGGCTTATGAAGGTGAGCTTGCTGAAAAAATTGGCAACGTTGCAGCTTCTGTTCCTAACGTTGAGGATGTCCGTTCCGTGACCTATGGAAGCGATGTTTTGATTGCTGTGGATTTGAATGATTATGATAAGGAAGAACAGACGAAAGAAGCGATTCATGAAGCTGTTCAGCCATATTTACGCGGAAGATCTGCTACGGTGGTAACGGACGAAGGAACGTTTAGCCGTTTAAGAAATATTGATAACAATCTTCGTGATGGCGGCCCGCGAGAGCAAATTGATTGGGATTTAAAAAGTTTATTCCGCAGGGAAAAATAATGATTCAGCAAAGAGGGCAAAGCTGCTGGGCTTTGCCCTTTTTACATAATTAATTTTTTTCAGGATAAACATGAAAATGTTGGTCACACTAAGCATAAAGATCTGGGAAAACAGGCTCAGGCGGATGCTGCAGAAGTTACTATTTAATCGAGGTGATCGATCATGAGAACCATATGGGGCTTGCTAATAATAGGAGCTGCTTCCTTTTATCCCTTCTTCCAGACGGATGCATTCAACTTTTTATCTGAGGGTACTTCTGTATATGCTGAGGCAGCAGGAAAACACATTGAAGGGCCGCTTAAGATGGATGTCATTTTGGAGAGAGAATATCTGGATGGGGAAGTAAGCCAGGAAACCATAGAGGAAATCATATGGACCCTTGAAGATTTCTGGGCTAAATATGATCAATGGCAGCTTGTTGATATGGATATGGATTATATAGTGTTCCGCCGGAAAATGGATGATATATCGCCATTATTAAAAGCAAATGGGTACTTCGGTGTAACCGAGGACGGCACATTAACCATTTTCAATGGAAGGCCGAAAAAAACAAATATTATTCAGTCTTTCTTTCAAATCGATTTAGGGAAATTAGAAAGCACGAAATGTGAAGAATTAAAAAAAGGAATCCCCATTGTAACAAAAGATCGATATGTGGAAGTTCTGGAGACCTTTAAAAGCTATACTGCCGGTGAAAAGCAAGCGAATTGAAAAGCAGTAAAACATGCAAGGGAATGGGATTCTCTTGCATGTTTCTGTTTTTTAAACAATAAGAAAATAATTATTTTGAACGTTGATAATCTGACTAGGTCCAGCGTCTTCCTGCTCAAGATGTCGGGGGAGAGCAAGGCGCTTCCGCTTTTCTTATGAACTGCATTCAATCATTTGTAATGTTACTTATTTTTTGATAGCTTATACTTATGTAACATTAGTTGCAGGAGGGAATCTTGTGGAATATGTTGATCCTATCAAGGACATCAAAAGCATAAATAAAATTAAAGAGATTTTAAGACAGCAGTCACAGCGGGATCTTTTGCTTTTTGTATTAGGTATAAATACGGGCATAAGAGTGAGTGATTTGCTATCTCTGAAAATTAGTGATGTTTGGGATGGGAAGGAGATAAAAGAGTTTATTTATTTAAACGATCTCAATAGTGATGAAATTAAAGCATTTTACTTAAATAGCAGCGTGAAAAAAGAACTGAAAAAATATTTTACTCAGCATGATTTCTCTGAATGTGATTATCTCTTCAAATCCAAAAAGAATAACCAGCCAATTACCCGCCAGCAAGCCTACCGGATCATAAATAATGCAGCAAAGGAAGCTGGAATTCCAGGGAAGATCGGAACACATACACTTCGAAAAACATTTGGCTATCATGCCTATAGAAAAGGGATTGCCATTTCAATCATTATGTCCATCTATAATCACCATTCTTCCGCTGAAACTTTGCGCTATCTCGGTATTGAAAGAGGCGGGAAGCAATTAATAAAAGTGGACGTTAACCTATAAAATGAGTTTAATGCATTGGCTGATATAAAGCGTCTTGTGTACCATAAGGATTTTCCTCCATAAGCAATGTATCTGGCCCCATTCTGTTCAGCATTTTATTCTTCGTGCCTAAAATATAATATGGTACAATGAGGTACAGTTAAACTAGAGGAGAGAAAGGCATTGTATGAATTCGTAAGAGGCAAGCTGGATTTTATCGGGCCGGAATATGTGGTTATTGAAAACAATGGTATTGGCTATCAGATTTTAACGCCAAATCCATTTAGCTATACCCCGGAGTTCGGGCAGGAAGTAAGGATATACACGTATCATTATGTACGGGAAGATATTATGGCACTGTACGGTTTTCAGACTCGGGAGGAGAAGACCCTTTTTACCAAGCTGCTGAATGTTACCGGAATTGGGCCGAAGGGAGCTCTTGCAATTCTTGCTTCAGGTGAACCGGAACAGGTGGTGCAGGCAATTGAAAATGAAGATGAAGCGTTCCTCGTTAAATTTCCTGGAGTCGGAAAGAAAACAGCGAGGCAGATGATTCTTGATCTGAAAGGGAAACTGCCGGATATTGTACCTGACTTTTTCCCTAATCTGTTTTCTGCGGATAAACTTCAGGCTGAAAGCGGACCTTCAGGGGACCTGGAGGAAGCTTTGCTTGCATTAAAGGCGCTGGGCTATTCAGATAAGGAACTGAAAAAGATTACACCGGAAATGAAGAAGGAAAAGCTTACAACGGACCAATACATAAAGAAAGCTCTGCAAAAGCTTTTAAAACTATAATGTATTGGACGGGTCCGATTCATTTAAGCTGATATTAAGTAGGTGATTATGTATGGAAGAGCGGATAATATCCGGTGAAGCTGATCTTCAGGATCTTTCATTCGAACAGAGTCTGCGACCGCAGACACTAAAGCAGTATATTGGACAGGATAAAGTAAAGCAGAACCTCGAGATCTTTATCAAAGCTGCCAGAATACGCGAGGAGACCTTAGATCATGTCCTTCTATATGGGCCGCCTGGATTGGGGAAAACCACACTGGCTGCCATTATAGCCAATGAAATGGGAGTAAATATCAGAACCACTGCAGGCCCTGCCATTGAAAGGCCTGGTGATTTGGCTGCGATCCTGACTGCATTGGAACCTGGTGACGTCCTGTTTATTGATGAAATTCATCGCTTGCCGCGTTCTATAGAAGAAGTTCTATATCCGGCAATGGAGGACTTTTGTCTTGATATCGTCATCGGAAAAGGGCCAAGTGCCAGATCAGTCAGATTGGACTTACCGCCTTTTACACTGGTTGGCGCGACTACAAGGGCGGGGTCGTTATCGGCCCCGTTAAGGGACCGTTTTGGTGTGCTTAGCAGGCTTGAATACTATTCAGAAGAGCAGCTGACTGATATTGTTGTCCGTACAGCTGAGGTCCTTGATACAGGTATAGATCTAAAAGCCGCCATTGAGGTTGCCAGAAGGTCAAGAGGCACGCCTAGAATTGCAAACAGGCTCCTCCGGAGAGTCCGGGATTTTGCTCAGGTCAAATCAGATGGCCAGGTTGATGAAACACTGGCAAAGGAAGCTTTGGAGCTTTTGCAGGTTGACCGTTTAGGCCTTGACCATATTGACCATAAATTATTAAGAGGGATTATAGAGAAATTCCGCGGCGGTCCTGTTGGCCTTGAAACAATTGCAGCGACCATTGGGGAAGAAGCACACACGATTGAAGATGTTTATGAACCATATTTATTGCAGATTGGGTTTCTTCAGCGGACGCCAAGAGGAAGAATTGTAACGGACCTGGTGTACCGCCATTTTCAGATGGAGGTGCCTGCTGATTGAGCGGCATATCAAAGTGGCTGATGGTCATTGGTGCCATCATTTTTGCTATCGGATTTATAAGCCAGTTTATTAATATTGGCAAGCTGCCGGGGGATATAGTGATCAAGAAAGGCAATACGACATTTTATTTTCCAGTCGTTACATCGATTTTGATCAGTGTTATCCTTTCTGCCATCTTTTATTTTATAGGAAGGCTTCGGTAGTCTATATGAATAACAGAGGGTGACATCATGAAAGTAGATTGGTTTGATTTTCATTTGCCTGAGGAATTAATAGCACAAACGCCTTTGGCTGATCGGACTAGCAGCAGGCTAATGGTCCTTGATAAAATAACCGGAGATCTTCAGCATAGTGTATTTAAAAATATTAAACATTATCTCAAAGCTGGAGATTGTCTTGTGCTGAACGACACAAAGGTCCTTCCTGCCAGGCTGTTTGGAGAAAAAACAGGCACTGGTGCGAAAATAGAGGTGCTTCTTCTAAAACAGCTTGAAGGGGATTCCTGGGAAACGCTGGTCAAGCCAGCCAAGAGAGTGAAAGAAGGAACTGAGATAACGTTTGGAAACGGCAATTTGACTGCTGTTTGCACTGGAACTTCAGATCATGGCGGCAGGGTACTGGAGTTTAAGTATGACGGGATATTCTATGAGGTGCTGGAGGAATTGGGAGAAATGCCATTGCCACCTTATATTAAGGAGCAGCTTGATGATCGTGACCGTTATCAGACTGTATTTGCCCGTGAACGCGGTTCTGCTGCAGCCCCTACAGCAGGCCTTCATTTTACTGAGCAGCTTCTTGAAGAGATTAAGGAAATGGGTGTGCATATTGCTTTTATTACTCTGCACGTTGGTCTGGGAACTTTCAGGCCGGTTAGTGTGGATGATTTGAATGAGCATGAAATGCACGCTGAATTTTACCAGGTAACAGAAGGGACTGCACGGCTGTTGAATGAAGTTCGTGAGCAGGGAGGAAGAATTATCAGTGTGGGGACTACATCCACAAGGACTTTAGAAACCATTGCTTCCATGCATAATGGCCGTTTTGAAGAAGCAAGCGGGTGGACAGATATTTTCATTTATCCCGGCTATGAATTTAAA
This window of the Cytobacillus pseudoceanisediminis genome carries:
- the nadC gene encoding carboxylating nicotinate-nucleotide diphosphorylase; protein product: MNKLKLRLQLEQFFLEDIGDRDLTSGLIFGEDQTGMVVFLAKDNGIFCGEEIIRSGYKMLNPAAEVNIIVKDGEWIEKGQVLAEAAGPVSDLLKGERVVLNLLQRMSGIATKTSEAVRVLNSSHTKICDTRKTTPGLRMLEKYAVRCGGGFNHRYGLYDAVMIKDNHISFAGSISKAVEEVRSKVGHMVKVEVETETKEQVLEAVESGADVIMFDNRSPEEIKEWISSVPKGILTEASGGITLDNLSAYSDTGVDFISLGFLTHSVKSLDISVKVTVE
- the nadA gene encoding quinolinate synthase NadA, producing the protein MNIFQTAEKQTTILPEKYRMMTIKELEDRAREIKDKLGNKLFIPGHHYQKDEVIQFADATGDSLKLAQLSQENAEAEYIVFCGVHFMAETADILTDSSQKVLLPDMRAGCSMADMADISQTERAWTKLQNMFGDTMLPLTYVNSTAGIKAFVGRHGGATVTSSNAEKMVSWAFEQKPRIVFLPDQHLGRNTAYNLGIGLEEMAVWNPITDQLEYEGPLEDIKVILWKGHCSVHENFTVENVKEVREQYPAMKIIVHPECRREVVELSDMAGSTNYIIDAIEHSEPGSSWAIGTEMNLVKRIITQHSDKKIISLNPHMCPCLTMNRIDLPHLVWCLEAIEQGESQNLIQVEEQTAAFAKLALDRMLERP
- the safA gene encoding SafA/ExsA family spore coat assembly protein produces the protein MKIHIVQKGDTLWKIAKKYGVNFEELKKMNTQLSNPDMIMPGMKIKVPASGGSIKKEAPIGGKPEAKINMGAKKEMPKAEQPFAKEKPITMPSAEAPKEKPVKEAPKKEMPKVTAPKVEIPKEVPKPAPKEVPKKPYTPKMPKPIMPEIDINNYYMMNIQQPAPQQKPLPAKEIKPQQQKPLPAKEVKPQQQKPLPAKEVKVKEKPVKPAETKPQQKPLPISESKPQPQLPPKPVNILPQAKPAPNQESPESPESESSLYTHQGGQYQPMFPFNPCYPQMPYPQVQGAMMPQMPHQMPHQVQGAMMPQMPHQMPHQVQGAMMPQMPHQMPHQVQGAMMPQMPHQMPHQVQGAMMPQMPHQMPHQVQGAMMPQMPHQMPQVQGAMMPEHQMPHMGMMAGVESPDYDESSPFMPMAQMPSGVMGAEDMGQQMPHQVQGAMMPQMPHQMPHQVQGAMMPQMPHQMPHQVQGAMMPQMPHQMPQVQGAMMPQMPHQMPSGVMGAEDMGMQMPHQMPHQVQGAMMPQMPHQMPSGVMGAEDVGMQMPHQMPHQVQGAMMPQMPHQMPSGVMGAEDMGMQMPHMPQVQGMEESPGMSQKPLMPGSVMGASNDCGCGGPKFAPGGYGPGPGFGPGPAYGPGFGYGPGPAFGQGFGQMGGEAFGMPRSFDESSEYDG
- a CDS encoding phosphotransferase gives rise to the protein MECQEALTKAVNTTVNNGGDDLVQNRLLSYLQDQLPFKIEELKPIRKKVYLLRTQERAFVLKGFSSYHRLKLQEAFTSSLMNEGFAKTYIFYEVAKEPPLFFDRTYFGCLEYIPPSEEVFTYFLKSDRLEGLNLLKNFHDTTEKLVSRYQTVVPAYRQADKWRERATLFLNNLPVIRYFVQKEIINELLAWADWALKGIEEDAWLFQSGRKVILHGDVAHHNFLRAKDQSLYLLDFDLIAIGTPHSDYLQYANRILPFMKWSFDDLGKYSIFKSNLEEKGFLHALAFPTDIFREWNRVIRDRTYLDSVKIRPVLDLTVGQFAERQRFIKALKYAVNEINK
- a CDS encoding YhcN/YlaJ family sporulation lipoprotein, which encodes MHKKLIAVPMAAIMTMGLAGCGTNEDASVDRKNEIGQPMGYYSNENHGNRGGNVRVEDGTDNDGPLTEMMDHTLGAEGKNNGSNRVENNARRVRNENTGNPTVPLADRDRSFLQRDNRFSHSDANYHGHLDDNTRQAKNSYYQAYEGELAEKIGNVAASVPNVEDVRSVTYGSDVLIAVDLNDYDKEEQTKEAIHEAVQPYLRGRSATVVTDEGTFSRLRNIDNNLRDGGPREQIDWDLKSLFRREK
- a CDS encoding intercompartmental signaling factor BofC translates to MRTIWGLLIIGAASFYPFFQTDAFNFLSEGTSVYAEAAGKHIEGPLKMDVILEREYLDGEVSQETIEEIIWTLEDFWAKYDQWQLVDMDMDYIVFRRKMDDISPLLKANGYFGVTEDGTLTIFNGRPKKTNIIQSFFQIDLGKLESTKCEELKKGIPIVTKDRYVEVLETFKSYTAGEKQAN
- a CDS encoding tyrosine-type recombinase/integrase, which encodes MEYVDPIKDIKSINKIKEILRQQSQRDLLLFVLGINTGIRVSDLLSLKISDVWDGKEIKEFIYLNDLNSDEIKAFYLNSSVKKELKKYFTQHDFSECDYLFKSKKNNQPITRQQAYRIINNAAKEAGIPGKIGTHTLRKTFGYHAYRKGIAISIIMSIYNHHSSAETLRYLGIERGGKQLIKVDVNL
- the ruvA gene encoding Holliday junction branch migration protein RuvA; this encodes MYEFVRGKLDFIGPEYVVIENNGIGYQILTPNPFSYTPEFGQEVRIYTYHYVREDIMALYGFQTREEKTLFTKLLNVTGIGPKGALAILASGEPEQVVQAIENEDEAFLVKFPGVGKKTARQMILDLKGKLPDIVPDFFPNLFSADKLQAESGPSGDLEEALLALKALGYSDKELKKITPEMKKEKLTTDQYIKKALQKLLKL
- the ruvB gene encoding Holliday junction branch migration DNA helicase RuvB gives rise to the protein MEERIISGEADLQDLSFEQSLRPQTLKQYIGQDKVKQNLEIFIKAARIREETLDHVLLYGPPGLGKTTLAAIIANEMGVNIRTTAGPAIERPGDLAAILTALEPGDVLFIDEIHRLPRSIEEVLYPAMEDFCLDIVIGKGPSARSVRLDLPPFTLVGATTRAGSLSAPLRDRFGVLSRLEYYSEEQLTDIVVRTAEVLDTGIDLKAAIEVARRSRGTPRIANRLLRRVRDFAQVKSDGQVDETLAKEALELLQVDRLGLDHIDHKLLRGIIEKFRGGPVGLETIAATIGEEAHTIEDVYEPYLLQIGFLQRTPRGRIVTDLVYRHFQMEVPAD
- a CDS encoding DUF2905 domain-containing protein, giving the protein MSGISKWLMVIGAIIFAIGFISQFINIGKLPGDIVIKKGNTTFYFPVVTSILISVILSAIFYFIGRLR
- the queA gene encoding tRNA preQ1(34) S-adenosylmethionine ribosyltransferase-isomerase QueA; this translates as MKVDWFDFHLPEELIAQTPLADRTSSRLMVLDKITGDLQHSVFKNIKHYLKAGDCLVLNDTKVLPARLFGEKTGTGAKIEVLLLKQLEGDSWETLVKPAKRVKEGTEITFGNGNLTAVCTGTSDHGGRVLEFKYDGIFYEVLEELGEMPLPPYIKEQLDDRDRYQTVFARERGSAAAPTAGLHFTEQLLEEIKEMGVHIAFITLHVGLGTFRPVSVDDLNEHEMHAEFYQVTEGTARLLNEVREQGGRIISVGTTSTRTLETIASMHNGRFEEASGWTDIFIYPGYEFKAIDGMITNFHLPKSTLIMLVSALAGRENVLNAYNQAVEEHYRFFSFGDAMLII